GGGCATGGGGTGGCCTCTTCTCGACGACAGGCTGGATGGGATCTACGGCGATGGCGGGAGTGCTCAGCCGGACAGCAGGCAGGCGTCCCAGCCGGAGACCGTGGTGCCCTGCGTCTCGGCGGTCAGCAGGGCGAGCGAGCGCCCGGCCTCGCCGTCCAGGAATCCGTCATCGGCGGCGGGTGCCTGCTGCAGGAGCAAGGTGCGCAGGCCGGGCAGATGGGCGTCGAAGCCGGTCACGGCGGCGTCGCGGGCGACACGGTGGGTGGTGTGGAGCAGGCCGGCGGCGCCGTGGCAGATCCCGACGTCGCGGATGCGGCCGAGCTGGTCGGGGTCGGACAGGCAGGCGATCAGGGCGCGTTCGGCGAGGTATTGCCGGTCGGTGTCGCCGAGGGCGAGGGCGGCGAGTTGCTGGGCGCGGGCGAGGCCGGGGGTGCCATAGCACCAGCTCGGCCGCAGCGGGCCGGGCTGCTTCACGGTGCCGGTGCGGTGCTCGGCCCGGGTGATCCACTGCGGCCACCACGGGCTGGTCTCGGTGCCCTGGCGCCAGCGGTCCAGCCAGCCGCAGATCCGTTTCATCGCCGCGATCTGGCCGTCCACGACCCATCCCGCCCGCGCGCCGATGGCCAGCAGGGACAGAATCCCGCCGACACCGTGGGCCATCCCCAGGTTCCCGTGCCCGCCGGGAAACTCCGCCGTGCGACTGCCGGAGGGATCGAGGTCTGTCCACCATCCCGGGAGTTGGTCGGGGTCGTTGTCGAGGGGAAGCGTCAGTCGCACCAGGTAGGTGAGGACTTCGCGCAGGGCCGGGGCGGCCGTCTCGCGGCTGAGCAGGTAGGAGCCCAGGCCGGTGAGCCCGTAGAAGAGGTCGAACTCGCCGACGCGGGGGCGTATCTGGCGGTCGATGCGCGCGTGCGCGGCGTGGATGCGCTGTCGGGTGAGCTGGGTGATCTGGGAGTCGAGGGCGTGCAGGGCGCCGCTGTAGCGGCCGGTGTCCCGGGCCGCGGCGTGCAGGGCGAAGGCGACGGCCGGGGCACCGACGTACAGCGACGCGTCCTCGTCGGCGAGGAGGTTTTTGGTGCAGGACGCGAGGCGGGTGTGTGCATCGGCCCAGGATGTGAGGCTGCGGTGGGCGCGCTCGATGTGCAGCAGTGCGGTGCCGACGGTGCCGTGGGCGAGTGACTGGGCGTGCAGAGCGCGAGTGGCGGGGCCGTGGCCGGGGTTGGAAAGTTCCGGGCCGGTGGTCGCTGAAGGGTTCACGCGCGGGCTCCTTGGTTTCGGGCGGTCCAGGACAGGGCGGCGGAGCGGGCCAGCCGTGAACAGAGGTCCTCGCCTGCCGGGCCGATCCCGGCCGTACGCAGGTAGTGCAGGTGCATCAGGGACGGCAGCACCGTCTCCGGCGCCTTCGTGCCGTCGGCCGCCAGGACGGTGCGGTAGTGCTGCAACGCTTGGCGGCGGGCTGCCCAGGCGGCGGTGAGCGCTTCACCGCCGGGCAGAGCGCGTACGGCGGCGAAGCCGTCGGACGGGGTGGACAGGCGCATCGCTTCTTGGTGGAGAGGGCGGGCCGGGTGCAAGGCGGCGCTCGGGTCGATGTGGTCGATCAGCCAGCGCATCGCGCGCGGAGTGTCGCCGGTGAACGAGGCGGCGAGGTCAACGAGGCCGGCGGTGGTCAGGGCCTGGGGGTCGGCCTCACTGTCGACCACGCACGTCAGGTGGGCGAGGGCGACGGTGGAGTCGGCGGCGAACACCGACTCGGCGGCGGCCATGGCCGGTCCTGTGCCGTAGCGGCCGGTCTCGGGGTAGTAGGTGTCCCACTGCATGCGGCCGAGCAGTCCGTGCCGTCGCAGATCGGCCGCCCAGATACCGGCCTTGGCGGCTATCTCTCCGAACGCTTCCGGGTGTGGGAGGCGGAAGCGCAGCCGC
Above is a genomic segment from Streptomyces sp. NBC_01454 containing:
- a CDS encoding lanthionine synthetase C family protein, with the protein product MNPSATTGPELSNPGHGPATRALHAQSLAHGTVGTALLHIERAHRSLTSWADAHTRLASCTKNLLADEDASLYVGAPAVAFALHAAARDTGRYSGALHALDSQITQLTRQRIHAAHARIDRQIRPRVGEFDLFYGLTGLGSYLLSRETAAPALREVLTYLVRLTLPLDNDPDQLPGWWTDLDPSGSRTAEFPGGHGNLGMAHGVGGILSLLAIGARAGWVVDGQIAAMKRICGWLDRWRQGTETSPWWPQWITRAEHRTGTVKQPGPLRPSWCYGTPGLARAQQLAALALGDTDRQYLAERALIACLSDPDQLGRIRDVGICHGAAGLLHTTHRVARDAAVTGFDAHLPGLRTLLLQQAPAADDGFLDGEAGRSLALLTAETQGTTVSGWDACLLSG